A single region of the Kwoniella botswanensis chromosome 1, complete sequence genome encodes:
- a CDS encoding mitochondrial inner membrane protease ATP23, with product MSSSSTTPPPDPTEQPEQSRSPAFERWRISLSNFTGLGLSEEEKERRTLEKDWDKCEKYKKDLMTNSPMITFLLSHLKHSGCEFDSSSIQCHPCPETRSGGFSPDHGILLCQNRFFSKKHMEDTLSHELIHAFDHCRFKVDWGNLRHHACSEIRAANLSGDCRWTREVKRGFYSFNKQHQACVKRRAILSVLANPSCKSPEMAEKAVNEVWESCFKDTRPFDEVY from the exons atgtcttcctcttccaccactcCTCCACCAGACCCAACCGAGCAGCCCGAGCAATCACGTTCCCCCGCATTCGAACGATGGCGGATATCCTTATCGAACTTCACAGGATTGGGTttgagtgaagaagagaaggaacgTAGGACgttggagaaggattggGACAAGTGTGAGAAGTATAAGAAGGATCTGATGACTAACA GTCCAATGATAACATTCCTTCTGTCCCATCTCAAACATTCCGGGTGCGAATTCGACTCATCCTCTATCCAGTGTCATCCATGTCCCGAGACTCGTTCTGGTGGATTTTCACCCGATCATGGAATATTATTATGTCAAAATCGATTTTTCTCCAAGAAGCACATGGAAGATACGTTATCGCATGAATTGATACATGCCTTTGATCATTGTAGATTTAAGGTCGATTGGGGGAATTTGAGACATCACGCTTGttctgag ATACGAGCTGCCAATTTATCAGGAGATTGTAGATGGACGAGAGAAGTGAAAAGGGGTTTTTACAGTTTCAACAAACAGCATCAG GCATGTGTCAAACGTCGTGCGATCTTATCTGTCCTAGCGAACCCATCTTGCAAATCACCTGAAATGGCTGAAAAGGCAGTCAATGAAGTTTGGGAGAGTTGTTTCAAAGATACTAGACCGTTTGATGAGGTTTATTAG